From one Paenibacillus sp. FSL K6-1330 genomic stretch:
- a CDS encoding acetaldehyde dehydrogenase (acetylating), producing the protein METLDKDLRSIQEVRDLINKAKEAQVKLAAMTQKQIDAIVKAVADAGYNHREKLAKMANEETGFGRWQDKVIKNAFASQQVYESIKDMNTVGILKDDKENKLMEVAVPVGVIAGLIPSTNPTSTVIYKTLIALKAGNSIVFSPHPNALKSILETVKVINEAAVQAGCPEGAIGVMTVPTIQGTDQLMKHNDVALILATGGTAMVKAAYSSGTPAIGVGPGNGPAFIEKSANIPLAVKRIMDSKTFDNGTICASEQSVVVEACSKEAVVAEFKKQGAYFLSAEEADQLGKFIMRANGTMNPQIVGRSVDHIAKLANLNIPARARVLIAEETRVGRNVPYSREKLAPILAFYTEDSWEAACERCIEILNGEGAGHTMCIHSENEEIVRQFALKKPVSRLLVNTPGTLGGIGATTALAPALTLGCGAVGGSSTSDNISPLNLLNIRRIAYGLIEMEDLADRKEESQPKAACSLPEDKEQLIDMIVARILEKM; encoded by the coding sequence ATGGAAACATTGGATAAAGACCTGAGATCCATTCAAGAAGTCCGTGATCTGATCAACAAAGCCAAGGAAGCGCAAGTTAAGCTCGCCGCCATGACGCAAAAGCAAATCGACGCGATCGTCAAAGCGGTTGCCGATGCCGGATACAACCATCGCGAGAAGCTGGCGAAGATGGCCAATGAGGAAACTGGCTTCGGCCGCTGGCAGGACAAGGTCATCAAGAATGCTTTTGCTTCGCAGCAAGTCTACGAGTCCATCAAGGACATGAACACCGTTGGCATCTTGAAAGATGACAAAGAGAATAAGTTGATGGAGGTAGCTGTCCCAGTTGGTGTCATTGCCGGTCTAATTCCATCCACCAACCCGACTTCGACGGTTATCTACAAAACGCTCATTGCGCTTAAAGCAGGAAACAGTATCGTGTTTTCCCCGCATCCGAATGCGCTTAAGAGTATTCTGGAAACGGTGAAGGTCATTAACGAGGCAGCTGTGCAAGCAGGATGCCCAGAAGGTGCCATTGGCGTCATGACGGTTCCGACAATTCAAGGAACAGATCAATTGATGAAGCATAACGATGTCGCCTTGATTCTAGCAACAGGCGGAACGGCGATGGTCAAAGCCGCTTATTCATCCGGTACGCCGGCAATCGGTGTTGGTCCAGGCAACGGCCCTGCCTTTATCGAGAAGAGTGCGAATATTCCGCTTGCAGTCAAACGCATCATGGACTCCAAAACTTTCGATAACGGCACGATTTGCGCTTCGGAGCAATCCGTCGTCGTCGAAGCATGCAGCAAGGAAGCGGTTGTGGCTGAATTCAAAAAGCAAGGAGCTTATTTCCTTTCCGCAGAGGAAGCCGATCAGCTTGGCAAATTCATTATGCGGGCCAATGGCACCATGAACCCGCAAATCGTTGGACGCAGCGTAGATCATATCGCAAAACTGGCGAATCTGAATATTCCTGCTAGAGCTCGCGTGCTGATCGCCGAAGAAACCCGCGTGGGACGCAATGTTCCATATTCACGAGAGAAATTGGCTCCAATTCTGGCTTTCTACACAGAGGATAGCTGGGAAGCTGCATGCGAACGCTGCATCGAAATTCTGAATGGAGAAGGCGCAGGCCATACGATGTGCATTCACTCCGAAAATGAAGAGATTGTACGCCAGTTCGCTTTGAAAAAACCGGTATCCCGTTTGTTAGTCAATACGCCGGGTACGCTTGGCGGCATCGGCGCAACGACAGCACTTGCACCAGCGCTTACGCTTGGTTGCGGTGCGGTTGGCGGAAGCTCCACATCCGACAACATCAGTCCGCTTAATCTGCTTAACATTCGCAGAATCGCTTATGGACTAATAGAAATGGAAGATTTGGCAGACCGAAAGGAAGAATCGCAGCCGAAAGCCGCATGCAGCCTTCCGGAAGACAAAGAACAACTTATCGACATGATTGTGGCACGTATTCTTGAAAAAATGTAA
- the eutD gene encoding ethanolamine utilization phosphate acetyltransferase EutD — MDNQLVESIINEVVKRVQDETCFEIEASGKHVHLNRETIDALFGKGYQLTKAKDLSQPGQYACKERVTLIGPKGSLHNVVVLGPERKESQVEVSLTDSVVLGISAPVKESGKLEGTPGIVIASGSNMIRLDRGLIAAQRHIHVKAEDAEKYNVKNGEIVQVKVYGKRPLIFDDVLVRVSPNFETYMHIDYDEANACGFTKGTKGKILK, encoded by the coding sequence GTGGATAACCAACTGGTAGAGAGCATCATTAATGAAGTGGTTAAGCGGGTGCAGGATGAAACCTGTTTCGAAATCGAAGCATCCGGCAAGCATGTGCATTTGAATCGGGAAACGATCGATGCCTTGTTCGGCAAGGGATATCAGCTGACGAAAGCCAAGGATCTTTCCCAGCCGGGGCAATATGCTTGCAAAGAACGTGTGACGCTGATCGGGCCCAAGGGCTCTTTGCATAATGTCGTCGTGCTGGGTCCGGAACGCAAAGAATCGCAAGTAGAGGTATCGCTCACAGATTCGGTTGTGCTCGGAATATCTGCTCCGGTAAAAGAAAGCGGTAAGTTGGAAGGAACCCCGGGAATCGTCATCGCTTCGGGCAGCAATATGATTCGGCTCGATCGAGGATTAATCGCAGCACAACGTCATATTCACGTGAAAGCGGAGGATGCGGAGAAATACAACGTAAAAAACGGCGAAATCGTACAGGTAAAAGTGTATGGCAAACGTCCGCTTATTTTTGACGATGTGCTGGTTCGAGTGAGCCCGAACTTTGAGACCTACATGCATATTGACTACGACGAAGCAAATGCATGCGGCTTTACGAAAGGTACGAAGGGGAAAATTTTGAAGTAG
- a CDS encoding BMC domain-containing protein: protein MANANALGMVETKGLVGAIEAADAMVKAANVTLIGKEQIGAGLVTVMVRGDVGAVKAATDAGAAAAERVGELLSVHVIPRPHAEVDAILPKTTKAE, encoded by the coding sequence ATGGCAAACGCAAACGCATTGGGAATGGTAGAAACTAAAGGTTTGGTAGGAGCAATCGAGGCAGCAGACGCAATGGTGAAAGCAGCGAATGTTACACTGATCGGCAAAGAACAAATCGGAGCAGGTCTCGTAACGGTTATGGTTCGCGGCGATGTGGGCGCTGTTAAGGCAGCTACCGACGCAGGCGCAGCTGCGGCAGAACGTGTTGGCGAATTGCTTTCGGTACACGTGATTCCAAGACCTCATGCCGAAGTGGACGCAATCCTGCCTAAAACCACAAAAGCAGAATAA
- a CDS encoding ethanolamine utilization protein — translation MNIEALDRAAIIETVTAEVMKRLELAQTEKPDVSKKQAVLLTVEPLPELENKLKPYYEVRYYDEALRDCDVLIIPTICIQLLSHLANGISAGPRERFVLTMLLKGRKVIAFEEGLLYRKYKSTAPVLLYKMYDEFTDKLSDYGIRMVKETEMLAACMEEGRLKDMTQVEPHTESVYAPHDAEVLSRKVITEAEVKKHRLQNRTEIVIDRHSIITPLAQDYLRMQQMQIRRR, via the coding sequence ATGAACATAGAAGCTCTGGATCGGGCAGCGATTATCGAAACCGTAACGGCTGAGGTGATGAAACGGCTGGAACTGGCACAGACGGAGAAGCCGGATGTATCCAAAAAGCAAGCGGTTCTTCTGACTGTGGAACCGCTGCCGGAACTGGAAAATAAGCTGAAGCCATATTATGAGGTGCGTTATTACGATGAGGCGCTCAGAGATTGTGATGTGCTGATTATTCCTACAATATGTATTCAGCTGTTATCCCACCTTGCGAACGGCATAAGCGCAGGCCCGCGTGAACGGTTCGTGCTCACGATGCTGCTGAAGGGACGAAAGGTGATTGCGTTCGAGGAAGGATTGCTTTACCGAAAATACAAGTCAACGGCCCCAGTTTTGCTGTACAAAATGTACGATGAATTTACAGACAAGCTGAGCGATTACGGAATCCGGATGGTCAAAGAAACGGAAATGCTTGCGGCATGTATGGAGGAAGGGCGGCTTAAGGATATGACTCAGGTTGAGCCTCATACCGAATCCGTTTATGCACCGCATGATGCGGAAGTATTGAGCCGCAAAGTCATTACCGAAGCGGAAGTGAAAAAGCACCGTCTGCAGAACCGGACAGAGATCGTGATAGACCGGCATAGTATCATTACGCCGCTTGCTCAGGATTACTTACGCATGCAGCAGATGCAGATACGTAGAAGATAA
- a CDS encoding cobalamin adenosyltransferase, translated as MAVITESELRKYFRNRNLKDAAVYETAAGTILTPSAKSFLTDHQIELRYVTASETDKDTVKEPVPAPAQESMLQNEVKLQVTTNLDVEPATGGKKRFRTLYGGFLETKPEHMTHLYGNMLVFKDHPRILFRGKLDSLETKILEAQISCFKLNMTKLVNDLEEILQFVRRIVRCEVLSESIEEFHLLGLNPKELREQSHFPKKYFGLEHFQPSYDMGEAVVVINALRTLTRETELLAYQAFKKEHGDVEREDIIRSLNRLSSLFWIIMFRIRVGEYN; from the coding sequence ATGGCTGTGATTACGGAAAGCGAGCTGCGCAAGTATTTTCGAAATCGGAATTTGAAGGATGCTGCCGTTTATGAGACGGCTGCGGGAACGATACTGACGCCATCAGCCAAAAGCTTTTTGACCGATCATCAGATTGAACTGCGGTATGTGACAGCTTCTGAGACGGATAAGGATACGGTAAAGGAACCGGTACCGGCACCAGCGCAAGAATCGATGCTGCAAAACGAAGTTAAGCTTCAAGTGACGACCAACCTGGATGTTGAACCAGCAACCGGCGGGAAAAAGCGATTTCGAACGCTGTACGGCGGATTTTTGGAAACGAAGCCTGAGCATATGACCCATTTGTATGGAAATATGCTCGTTTTTAAGGATCATCCACGGATATTATTCCGCGGCAAGCTGGACTCATTGGAAACAAAAATATTGGAAGCACAAATCAGCTGCTTCAAGCTGAATATGACCAAGTTGGTCAACGATTTGGAAGAGATTTTGCAATTCGTTAGGCGGATCGTACGGTGCGAAGTGCTTAGCGAAAGCATTGAAGAATTCCATTTGCTTGGGCTGAACCCCAAGGAACTCAGGGAGCAATCCCATTTTCCCAAGAAATACTTTGGACTGGAACATTTTCAACCCAGCTATGATATGGGCGAAGCGGTTGTTGTCATAAATGCGTTACGCACATTGACGAGGGAGACGGAACTGCTGGCTTATCAAGCCTTCAAGAAGGAACATGGAGATGTAGAGCGTGAAGATATCATTCGATCACTGAACAGGCTGTCTTCCTTGTTCTGGATTATCATGTTCCGCATCCGTGTTGGAGAGTACAACTGA